From Nocardia sp. XZ_19_385, the proteins below share one genomic window:
- a CDS encoding PLP-dependent aminotransferase family protein, giving the protein MLEELPLVLDRDAADPLSVQVADGLREAATSGVLRADDRLPSSRALAQQLGVSRTVVAAAYDQLHAEGWLIGKPGSGTYLTTAPAATPARPAPVAGPGEAAELLDLFPGAPCIEALDQSAWRRAWRAAADYSAVARKDRAGEPEYRDAVVEHLLRHRGLQAGGDTMVLSTAGTSSAVSEFANAALRPGDVVAMEDPGYQRAMGAFLAAGISVHPAPCDADGLRVDLIPDGVQAVYCTPAHQFPLGARMPAGRRVELVEFARRTGIPIIEDDYDGELRYDTAPLPLLAAMAPDVVIHLGTTSKILSPALGVGWLVAAPAVVNSVLIYRERTGSGPSPAGQHVFTELARHGDLARHLRRLRRTLPPRRELLVSALRRRGLEVLGDDAGSHVVVPLPSAAAEDRAVAEGRAHGVALDGLARHHLAAQDDPYPRMPFSPNRSHLPPALGRHTFGIILGYAALPMADLSTAVPIAADCLARVAAAAHAGT; this is encoded by the coding sequence GTGCTGGAGGAACTACCTCTCGTGCTCGACCGGGATGCCGCGGACCCTTTGTCGGTGCAGGTCGCCGACGGTTTACGGGAGGCGGCGACCAGCGGTGTGCTGCGGGCCGACGATCGGCTGCCCTCGTCGCGGGCGCTCGCGCAGCAGCTCGGGGTGAGCCGGACGGTGGTGGCCGCCGCCTACGACCAGCTGCATGCCGAGGGGTGGCTGATCGGCAAGCCGGGGTCGGGGACCTATCTGACGACCGCGCCCGCCGCGACGCCCGCCCGGCCCGCGCCGGTGGCCGGTCCGGGCGAGGCCGCCGAGCTGCTCGACCTGTTCCCCGGGGCTCCGTGCATCGAAGCCCTGGATCAGAGTGCGTGGCGGCGGGCCTGGCGGGCAGCGGCGGACTACTCCGCTGTGGCCCGCAAGGACCGGGCGGGTGAACCGGAGTACCGGGATGCCGTTGTCGAACACCTGCTGCGGCATCGCGGATTGCAGGCCGGCGGCGACACGATGGTGCTGTCCACGGCCGGAACCAGCTCGGCGGTCAGCGAATTCGCGAATGCCGCACTGCGGCCCGGCGATGTGGTCGCGATGGAGGATCCCGGATATCAGCGCGCGATGGGCGCCTTCCTCGCTGCGGGGATATCGGTGCATCCGGCGCCCTGCGACGCCGACGGACTGCGGGTCGACCTGATTCCGGACGGGGTCCAGGCGGTGTATTGCACTCCGGCGCACCAATTTCCACTCGGCGCGCGGATGCCCGCAGGCCGCCGGGTGGAGCTCGTCGAATTCGCCCGCCGCACCGGCATACCCATCATCGAGGATGACTACGACGGCGAATTGCGTTACGACACCGCACCTTTGCCGCTTTTGGCCGCGATGGCGCCGGATGTGGTGATCCACTTGGGCACCACCAGCAAGATCCTCTCCCCGGCACTCGGTGTCGGCTGGCTCGTCGCCGCGCCCGCCGTCGTGAACTCCGTACTCATCTATCGGGAACGCACGGGGTCGGGCCCGAGCCCGGCCGGACAGCACGTCTTCACCGAACTCGCGCGGCACGGCGACCTGGCCCGGCATCTGCGCCGCCTGCGCCGCACCCTTCCTCCCCGCCGGGAACTCCTGGTCAGCGCGCTGCGCCGCCGCGGTCTGGAAGTCCTCGGCGACGATGCGGGGTCGCACGTGGTGGTGCCGCTGCCCTCAGCCGCCGCAGAGGATCGCGCCGTCGCCGAAGGCCGCGCCCATGGCGTCGCCCTCGATGGCCTCGCGCGCCACCACTTGGCCGCCCAGGACGACCCGTACCCCCGGATGCCGTTCTCCCCCAACAGAAGTCATCTGCCACCCGCCCTCGGTCGACACACTTTCGGCATCATCCTCGGCTACGCGGCACTCCCGATGGCTGACCTCAGCACCGCTGTCCCGATCGCCGCCGATTGCCTTGCTCGCGTCGCGGCGGCAGCACACGCCGGTACGTGA
- a CDS encoding DUF2630 family protein, with translation MTEQDVLARIKQLVDAEHELRAKAAAHEVDPVTERKQLAELEVLLDQCWDLLRHRRARIDAGGSPDDAQINTVGQVEGYLQ, from the coding sequence ATGACCGAACAGGATGTCCTGGCTCGAATCAAGCAACTGGTCGACGCGGAGCACGAGCTGCGCGCCAAGGCGGCGGCCCACGAGGTCGACCCGGTGACCGAGCGGAAGCAGTTGGCTGAGCTGGAGGTTTTGCTCGACCAGTGCTGGGATCTGCTCCGGCACCGCCGGGCCCGGATCGATGCGGGCGGCTCCCCCGACGACGCGCAGATCAACACGGTCGGCCAGGTCGAGGGCTATCTCCAGTAG
- a CDS encoding acyl-CoA dehydrogenase family protein, whose amino-acid sequence MPTHEVFNQVPDITPFDVSRNPALLAGLHREGAGWAEPEVRELGVRAGSAEVQEWGRLANEYPPVLRTHDRYGHRIDEVEFHPAWHDLMNVAVAHGLHGSPWIDDRPGAHVARAAKFYTWGAAEAGHMCPISMTYAIVPALRHNPELAAKFEPLLASRTYDFGLREPSTKAGLIAGMSMTEKQGGSDVRANTTTATPQPDGSYRLVGHKWFTSAPMSDMFLTLAQAPGGLSCFLLPRVLPDGTRNPIRIQRLKDKLGNKSNASSEIEYENATGWLVGAEGAGVKTIIEMVNMTRLDCVIGSATGMRTGAVLAVHHARHREVFGTKLIDQPAMRNVLADLVIESDAATTVMMRLAGATDRAGTDPAEAALRRIALAVTKYWVCKRAPAHAAEALECFGGNGYAEESGMPRLYREAPLMSIWEGSGNVAALDALRAMGRQPESVEAYFNEVTLAKGANPHLDDGIARLGKELSDLSDIEYRARRVVELMALVLQGAQLVRHGHSAVADAFCASRLGGDWGIAFGTLPSGVDTASILERAYVA is encoded by the coding sequence ATGCCGACACATGAAGTCTTCAACCAAGTTCCCGACATCACCCCGTTCGACGTGTCGCGGAACCCGGCGCTGCTGGCGGGTCTGCACCGGGAGGGTGCGGGCTGGGCCGAGCCGGAGGTGCGCGAACTCGGCGTGCGCGCGGGCTCGGCCGAGGTCCAGGAGTGGGGCCGGCTGGCCAACGAGTACCCGCCGGTGCTGCGCACCCACGACCGCTACGGTCACCGCATCGACGAGGTCGAGTTCCATCCGGCCTGGCACGACCTGATGAATGTTGCTGTCGCCCATGGCCTGCACGGCTCCCCGTGGATCGACGACCGGCCGGGCGCGCACGTCGCCCGGGCGGCGAAGTTCTACACCTGGGGCGCTGCGGAGGCCGGGCACATGTGCCCGATCTCGATGACCTACGCCATTGTTCCGGCGCTGCGCCACAATCCGGAGCTCGCCGCGAAGTTCGAGCCGCTACTCGCCTCGCGCACATACGATTTCGGCCTGCGCGAACCCTCCACAAAGGCCGGGCTCATCGCGGGTATGTCGATGACGGAGAAGCAGGGCGGCTCCGACGTCCGCGCCAACACCACCACCGCCACACCGCAGCCCGACGGCAGCTACCGCCTCGTCGGCCACAAGTGGTTCACCTCCGCGCCCATGTCCGACATGTTCCTCACCCTGGCGCAGGCGCCGGGCGGCCTGTCCTGCTTCCTGTTGCCCCGCGTGCTGCCCGACGGCACGCGCAATCCCATTCGTATCCAACGGCTCAAGGACAAGCTGGGCAACAAGTCCAACGCCTCCTCGGAGATCGAATACGAGAACGCCACCGGCTGGCTGGTCGGCGCGGAGGGCGCGGGCGTGAAGACCATTATCGAGATGGTGAACATGACCCGCCTGGACTGTGTGATCGGCTCGGCGACCGGCATGCGCACCGGCGCGGTGCTGGCCGTGCACCACGCCCGGCACCGGGAAGTGTTCGGCACCAAGCTGATCGACCAGCCCGCCATGCGCAATGTGCTGGCCGACTTGGTGATCGAATCCGACGCCGCCACCACGGTGATGATGCGACTGGCCGGCGCCACCGACCGCGCCGGCACCGATCCCGCCGAGGCGGCGCTGCGCCGAATCGCCTTGGCGGTCACCAAGTACTGGGTCTGCAAGCGCGCTCCGGCGCACGCGGCCGAGGCGCTGGAATGCTTCGGCGGCAACGGATATGCCGAGGAATCCGGCATGCCGCGCCTCTATCGCGAGGCTCCGCTCATGTCGATCTGGGAAGGGTCCGGCAATGTCGCGGCCCTGGATGCCTTGCGCGCCATGGGGCGGCAGCCGGAATCGGTCGAGGCGTACTTCAATGAGGTCACCCTCGCCAAGGGCGCGAATCCGCACCTCGACGACGGGATCGCCCGGCTCGGCAAGGAACTGTCCGATCTCTCCGACATCGAGTACCGCGCGCGCCGGGTCGTGGAACTCATGGCGCTGGTTCTGCAAGGCGCGCAACTCGTCCGGCACGGCCACTCCGCTGTCGCCGACGCTTTCTGCGCTTCGCGCCTGGGTGGTGACTGGGGTATCGCGTTCGGCACCTTGCCGTCCGGCGTCGACACCGCGTCCATTCTCGAACGGGCCTACGTCGCCTAG
- a CDS encoding pyridoxamine 5'-phosphate oxidase family protein: MSTTASTRTPLSPTPRSTVTRLKDRARTDRADLDAVLDAGLVCHLGVVLGGSPVVLPTVYGRDGNTIYLHGSTGAGNMRAALAGDISLAVTHVDGLVYARSAMHFSMNYRSAVVRGRAVEVTDPGERLRALRVIVEHAAPGSWDRVRQPSRKELAATIVLALDLTEASVKIRTGGPGDDQADITNGGVWAGVLPLQQVWGTPIDSPDLEPGIETPTTVLNRVSDAQTSVPV, translated from the coding sequence ATGAGCACGACAGCCAGCACCCGGACGCCCCTCTCGCCGACCCCGCGCAGCACCGTGACCCGCCTCAAGGATCGCGCCCGCACCGACCGGGCCGACCTGGATGCCGTCCTGGACGCGGGCCTCGTCTGCCACCTCGGCGTCGTCCTCGGCGGCAGCCCCGTCGTCCTGCCGACCGTCTACGGCCGCGACGGCAACACCATCTACCTGCACGGCTCGACCGGCGCCGGCAACATGCGCGCCGCCCTCGCGGGTGACATCTCCCTGGCCGTCACCCATGTCGACGGTTTGGTCTACGCCCGCTCCGCCATGCACTTCTCGATGAACTACCGCTCCGCCGTCGTCCGCGGCCGCGCGGTCGAGGTCACCGACCCCGGCGAACGCCTGCGCGCCCTGCGGGTGATCGTCGAACACGCCGCCCCCGGCTCCTGGGACCGCGTCCGCCAACCCTCCAGGAAGGAATTGGCCGCCACCATCGTCCTCGCCCTCGACCTCACCGAAGCCTCCGTCAAAATCCGCACCGGCGGCCCCGGCGACGACCAAGCCGACATCACCAACGGCGGTGTCTGGGCGGGCGTCCTTCCCCTGCAACAAGTCTGGGGCACCCCGATCGACTCACCCGACCTCGAGCCCGGAATCGAAACCCCTACAACGGTTCTGAACCGCGTCTCGGACGCGCAAACCTCCGTCCCCGTGTAA
- a CDS encoding DUF1731 domain-containing protein: protein MASTTTYTQFIALPTEAVWDVVGELGRWPEWNPGVVSVRLDGPVAVGTTGAYLPRGRANELVHGRFAKPFTITAVTPGRSLTLEQPEPVGTMRITWTVIPCDGGAEIAQELTFSGPSALAARAVVGTLLERDARVCFARLAQLAGLAPAESGLTTVIAGGTGALGKQIAADLTCRGHRAVILTRRRDAGLPFEQVEWDGRTLGDWVAALRNPGPTALINLAGKLVDCRPTERNIAELRSSRVDSTAALVAAVATLPKGIDYWLQASTTAIWSDAGETRCTETTPLPVGLPQMTGVAEPWERAFEGANAEHWTILRTSIVLDPQAPALKRLAQLTRAGLGGRVGSGEQWFSWIHVEDWLTIVRATIGLDPDLTLPNGILVAATDFPVRNRDLMATLRRQLHRPPAPPTPAAVLALGAVLLRSDAALGLTGRHATSQVLREAGFTYKFPTLDEALTDLLPR, encoded by the coding sequence ATGGCTAGTACAACGACGTACACGCAGTTCATCGCCCTGCCGACCGAGGCCGTATGGGACGTGGTGGGGGAGCTCGGACGTTGGCCGGAGTGGAATCCGGGTGTCGTTTCGGTCCGACTGGACGGACCGGTCGCGGTCGGAACCACGGGCGCTTACCTGCCGCGCGGACGGGCCAACGAGCTGGTCCACGGGCGGTTCGCGAAGCCGTTCACGATCACCGCCGTGACACCGGGCCGGTCGTTGACCCTGGAGCAGCCGGAACCCGTTGGGACGATGCGGATCACCTGGACGGTGATCCCCTGCGACGGCGGTGCCGAAATCGCGCAGGAGCTGACCTTCAGTGGCCCCTCCGCACTGGCAGCTCGGGCGGTAGTCGGTACCTTGCTGGAGCGCGACGCGCGGGTGTGCTTCGCCCGCTTGGCGCAGCTGGCCGGTCTCGCGCCCGCGGAAAGCGGGCTGACCACCGTAATCGCCGGTGGCACCGGCGCATTGGGCAAGCAGATCGCCGCCGACCTGACCTGCCGGGGCCATCGCGCGGTCATCCTTACCCGTCGGCGTGACGCCGGACTGCCGTTCGAGCAAGTGGAGTGGGACGGTCGCACACTCGGTGATTGGGTTGCCGCACTGCGCAATCCGGGCCCCACGGCCCTGATCAACCTCGCGGGCAAGCTCGTCGACTGTCGTCCGACCGAGCGCAATATCGCCGAACTCCGCAGCAGCCGAGTCGATTCCACCGCAGCCCTGGTGGCCGCCGTGGCGACCCTCCCGAAAGGGATCGACTACTGGCTCCAGGCCAGCACCACCGCAATCTGGTCGGACGCAGGCGAAACCCGCTGCACCGAAACAACTCCGCTGCCGGTCGGCCTGCCACAGATGACGGGCGTAGCCGAACCGTGGGAGCGGGCCTTCGAAGGCGCGAATGCCGAACACTGGACCATCTTGCGCACCTCCATCGTGCTCGACCCCCAAGCCCCGGCCCTGAAACGCCTCGCCCAACTCACCAGAGCCGGACTCGGCGGCCGCGTCGGCAGCGGCGAACAATGGTTCAGCTGGATCCACGTCGAAGACTGGCTGACCATCGTCCGCGCCACCATCGGCCTCGACCCGGACCTCACCCTCCCGAACGGAATCCTGGTCGCCGCCACCGATTTCCCGGTCCGCAACCGCGACCTGATGGCCACCCTGCGCAGGCAACTGCACCGCCCACCGGCCCCACCCACCCCGGCCGCCGTGCTCGCCCTCGGCGCGGTCCTGCTGCGTAGCGACGCAGCCCTCGGACTGACCGGCCGCCACGCCACCTCACAGGTTCTCCGCGAGGCAGGCTTCACCTACAAGTTCCCAACCCTCGACGAGGCATTGACGGACCTCTTGCCGCGCTGA
- a CDS encoding crotonase/enoyl-CoA hydratase family protein, with amino-acid sequence MSVRVEHNGPVTTVILHRPEARNAVDGPTAAALAEAFRAFDADPGAAVAVLWGEGGTFCAGADLKALGSERSNHAAEDGDGPMGPTRMKLSKPVIAAVSGYAVAGGLELALWCDLRVADQDSTFGVFCRRWGVPLIDGGTIRLPRIIGHGRAMDMVLTGRAVGAPEALQMGLVNRVVPAGEARRAAEQLAAELAVLPQTCLRSDRMSMLEQDGLDEEAALRNEFQHGLKALMDGALEGAARFAGGEGRHGAPRP; translated from the coding sequence ATGAGTGTGCGAGTCGAACACAACGGACCGGTGACCACGGTGATCCTGCACCGGCCCGAGGCGCGCAACGCGGTCGACGGGCCGACGGCCGCGGCGCTGGCCGAGGCGTTCCGCGCCTTCGACGCCGACCCCGGCGCGGCCGTCGCGGTGCTGTGGGGCGAGGGCGGCACTTTCTGCGCGGGCGCGGATCTGAAAGCGCTGGGCTCCGAACGCTCCAACCACGCTGCCGAGGACGGCGACGGGCCGATGGGGCCGACCCGGATGAAGTTGTCCAAGCCGGTGATCGCCGCCGTTTCCGGGTATGCGGTCGCGGGCGGGCTGGAGCTCGCGCTGTGGTGCGACCTGCGAGTTGCCGATCAGGACAGCACCTTCGGCGTGTTCTGCCGCCGCTGGGGTGTGCCGTTGATCGACGGCGGCACCATCCGCCTGCCCCGCATCATCGGCCACGGGCGCGCCATGGACATGGTGCTCACCGGCCGCGCCGTCGGTGCGCCGGAGGCCTTGCAGATGGGCCTGGTGAACCGGGTGGTGCCCGCCGGTGAAGCGCGCCGGGCGGCCGAACAACTCGCCGCAGAGCTCGCCGTGCTCCCCCAGACGTGTCTGCGCTCGGACCGCATGTCGATGCTGGAACAGGACGGTCTCGACGAGGAAGCCGCGCTGCGCAACGAATTCCAGCACGGGCTGAAGGCCCTTATGGACGGCGCGCTGGAGGGAGCGGCGCGGTTCGCCGGGGGCGAAGGACGACACGGGGCTCCGCGCCCCTGA
- a CDS encoding TetR/AcrR family transcriptional regulator: MVYRRTPAMQARLDAQAALIVQAATRVLSRDGFAGLSMAAVANEAGVATGTVYKHYEGKTELVTAVFRRVVAHEVEAVRAAASVGSATERVATAVETFAGRALKNPKLAYVLLVEPVDAVVDIERLHFRRAFAEAFEFAVTEGVSRGELPPQDARTSAAALVGAIGEVLVGPLAHAPHGESIVPELVSFAMRALGATR, from the coding sequence GTGGTGTACCGCAGAACCCCGGCCATGCAGGCCAGACTCGACGCGCAGGCCGCACTCATCGTGCAGGCCGCGACCCGGGTGCTGTCGCGGGACGGGTTCGCGGGGCTGTCCATGGCGGCGGTCGCGAACGAGGCCGGGGTGGCGACCGGCACCGTCTACAAGCACTACGAAGGCAAGACCGAACTGGTGACCGCGGTGTTTCGCCGGGTGGTCGCCCACGAGGTCGAAGCGGTGCGTGCGGCGGCGTCGGTGGGCAGTGCGACCGAACGGGTCGCCACCGCGGTGGAAACCTTCGCCGGCCGGGCATTGAAGAACCCGAAACTCGCCTACGTGCTGCTCGTCGAACCGGTCGACGCCGTGGTCGATATCGAGCGCCTGCACTTCCGCCGCGCCTTCGCCGAAGCCTTCGAATTCGCTGTCACCGAAGGTGTCTCGCGGGGCGAGCTGCCGCCGCAGGACGCCCGCACCAGCGCCGCCGCCCTGGTCGGTGCGATCGGTGAGGTGTTGGTCGGTCCGCTGGCCCACGCCCCGCACGGCGAATCCATTGTCCCAGAACTCGTCTCATTCGCGATGCGCGCCCTCGGCGCAACCCGGTAG
- the pcrA gene encoding DNA helicase PcrA has product MDITVAPQTQAGRNRHSDAPPNAQVDTGPTGAAGPGAPGSLAAQAQRRADEQEQRRVEREQRRTEEAEGLLEGLNPQQRAAVVHTGAPLLIVAGAGSGKTAVLTRRIAYLLGARGATPGQILAITFTNKAAAEMRERVIGLVGPRANNMWVSTFHSSCVRILRMQAALLPGLNSNFSIYDADDSRRLLTMISRDFDIDTKKYSARLLATAISNLKNELIDPAQAGADAETDDSGELPRLVARVYTEYQRRLRAANALDFDDLIGETVALLQKHPQVAEYYRRRFRHVLVDEYQDTNHAQYVLVRELVGHHRRPELDDIDAGAAAADPDFEPVRRDDAVPPSELCVVGDADQSIYAFRGATIRNIEEFERDFPDAETILLEQNYRSTQHILSAANAVISRNENRRDKKLWTDSGEGDLIVGYVADNEHDEASFVAREIDRLVDQGDANYSDVAVFYRTNNNSRALEEIFIRMGLPYKVVGGVRFYERKEVRDIVAYLRVLENPDDAVSLRRILNTPRRGIGDRAEACVAVHAEQRDIGFAAALRDAADGKVALLNTRAQRAIAGFVELLAEIRAAGVQADSDFPDVGNVVEAVLDRTGYRAELEASDDPQDGARLDNLNELVSVAREFSSEAHNNAEAARAEGMLPEAGEGEPEPGSLAAFLERVSLVADTDQIPDEGTGVVTMMTLHTAKGLEFPVVFVTGWEDGQFPHMRALGDPAELAEERRLAYVGITRARQRLYLSRAIIRSAWGQPSQNPESRFLQEIPGHLMDWRRLEPAPSPSTRGFRRRGDDDGLERDWTRGDGWSPDTNRPGVQSRGPRRPAPGGGSPRGNKNLVLAVGDRVTHDKYGLGRVVSADGAGPLATVLIDFGEAGKVRLIPQHSPLEKL; this is encoded by the coding sequence ATGGACATCACGGTGGCTCCTCAGACTCAGGCCGGACGGAACCGGCACTCCGACGCTCCCCCGAACGCGCAGGTCGATACCGGTCCTACCGGGGCCGCGGGCCCGGGCGCGCCGGGTTCGCTCGCCGCGCAAGCGCAGCGCCGGGCCGACGAGCAGGAGCAGCGCCGAGTCGAGCGGGAACAGCGCCGCACCGAGGAGGCCGAAGGCCTGCTGGAAGGTCTCAATCCGCAGCAGCGCGCCGCGGTGGTGCACACCGGTGCGCCACTGCTGATCGTGGCGGGCGCGGGCTCCGGGAAGACTGCCGTCCTCACCCGGCGCATCGCCTATCTGCTCGGCGCGCGGGGCGCCACCCCCGGCCAGATCCTGGCCATCACCTTCACCAACAAGGCCGCCGCGGAGATGCGCGAGCGGGTCATCGGTCTGGTCGGTCCGCGCGCCAACAACATGTGGGTGTCGACATTCCATTCCAGTTGTGTGCGCATCCTGCGGATGCAGGCCGCGCTGCTGCCCGGCTTGAATTCGAATTTCTCCATTTACGACGCCGATGATTCGCGGCGGTTGCTCACCATGATCAGCCGCGACTTCGACATCGACACGAAGAAATACTCGGCGCGACTGCTCGCCACCGCCATTTCCAACTTGAAGAACGAACTGATCGATCCGGCGCAGGCCGGCGCCGACGCGGAAACCGACGACAGCGGAGAATTGCCGCGTCTGGTGGCGCGGGTCTACACCGAATATCAGCGCCGGCTGCGCGCGGCGAACGCGCTCGACTTCGACGACCTGATCGGCGAGACGGTCGCGCTGCTGCAGAAACATCCGCAGGTCGCCGAGTACTACCGGCGCCGGTTCCGCCATGTGCTGGTCGATGAGTACCAGGACACCAACCACGCGCAGTACGTGCTGGTGCGCGAGCTGGTCGGCCACCACCGCCGTCCGGAACTCGACGATATCGACGCGGGCGCGGCGGCCGCCGACCCGGATTTCGAGCCGGTGCGCCGCGACGACGCGGTACCGCCCAGCGAACTGTGCGTCGTCGGTGACGCGGACCAGTCCATCTATGCCTTCCGCGGCGCCACCATCCGCAATATCGAGGAATTCGAACGCGACTTCCCCGATGCGGAAACCATTCTGCTGGAACAGAACTACCGCTCCACCCAGCACATCCTGTCGGCCGCCAACGCGGTCATCTCGCGCAACGAGAACCGGCGCGACAAGAAGCTGTGGACCGATTCCGGCGAGGGCGATCTGATCGTCGGCTACGTCGCCGACAACGAACACGACGAGGCCTCGTTCGTGGCCCGAGAAATCGACCGCCTGGTGGACCAGGGCGACGCGAACTACAGCGATGTGGCGGTGTTCTACCGCACCAACAACAATTCGCGGGCGCTGGAAGAGATCTTCATCCGGATGGGCCTGCCGTACAAGGTGGTCGGCGGCGTCCGGTTCTACGAGCGCAAAGAGGTCCGCGACATCGTCGCCTATCTGCGCGTGCTGGAGAACCCGGACGACGCGGTGAGTTTGCGCCGCATCCTGAACACCCCGCGGCGCGGCATCGGCGACCGCGCCGAAGCCTGTGTGGCGGTGCACGCCGAGCAGCGCGACATCGGATTCGCCGCGGCCTTGCGTGATGCAGCCGACGGCAAGGTGGCGCTGCTGAACACCCGGGCGCAGCGGGCCATCGCCGGGTTCGTGGAGCTGCTGGCGGAGATCCGGGCCGCGGGCGTGCAGGCGGATTCGGACTTCCCGGATGTGGGCAATGTGGTCGAAGCGGTGCTGGATCGCACCGGGTACCGCGCCGAGCTGGAAGCCTCCGACGATCCGCAGGACGGTGCGCGGCTCGACAACCTGAACGAATTGGTGTCCGTAGCGCGGGAATTCAGCTCCGAGGCGCACAACAACGCCGAGGCCGCCCGTGCCGAGGGCATGCTGCCCGAGGCCGGCGAGGGGGAACCGGAGCCGGGTTCGCTGGCCGCGTTCCTGGAGCGGGTCTCGCTCGTCGCCGATACCGATCAGATCCCCGACGAGGGCACCGGCGTGGTCACCATGATGACCCTGCACACCGCCAAAGGCCTCGAATTCCCTGTCGTTTTCGTGACCGGCTGGGAGGACGGACAGTTCCCGCACATGCGCGCGCTCGGTGATCCCGCCGAGCTCGCGGAGGAACGCCGCCTCGCCTACGTCGGCATCACCCGCGCCCGGCAGCGCCTGTACCTGAGCCGCGCGATCATCCGCTCGGCCTGGGGTCAGCCCTCGCAGAATCCGGAATCCCGCTTCCTGCAGGAGATCCCGGGCCACCTGATGGATTGGCGGCGGCTGGAACCCGCGCCCTCACCGTCCACCCGTGGTTTCCGCCGCCGCGGCGACGACGACGGCCTGGAACGGGACTGGACTCGCGGCGACGGCTGGTCGCCGGATACCAACCGTCCGGGCGTCCAGAGCCGAGGCCCCCGCCGCCCGGCTCCCGGTGGCGGCTCCCCGCGCGGCAACAAGAATCTTGTTCTCGCCGTGGGCGATCGGGTCACCCACGACAAGTACGGCCTGGGCCGGGTCGTGTCCGCCGACGGTGCCGGGCCCCTGGCGACTGTCCTCATCGACTTCGGTGAGGCGGGCAAGGTCCGCCTCATTCCGCAGCACAGCCCGCTGGAGAAGCTCTGA